From Lysobacter auxotrophicus, the proteins below share one genomic window:
- a CDS encoding DUF2884 family protein — MAADVELNASCEIDSDYDLTIDERSVILTRESGVPHAIVMRQGKLFVDDRWVELNAADRQRIADFERGARAAMPEAQAIGRDAADIAFTVLGEVAAGFASDPKLVKQKLDRARSQIDARLARSVTPTRFNGRELGDGIGEAVAEVIPSMIGDIVSGAIGAAFSGDASRLKRLEDLDAQIDARVEPRARALEARADGLCRRLVELDRIDDALEFRLADGQPLSMLRAHRSGDPTPAADAAEEAARAGEQGETTR, encoded by the coding sequence ATGGCGGCGGACGTCGAGCTCAACGCGTCGTGCGAGATCGACAGTGACTACGACCTGACCATCGACGAACGCAGCGTCATCCTCACCCGCGAATCGGGCGTGCCGCACGCCATCGTGATGCGCCAGGGGAAGCTGTTCGTCGACGACCGCTGGGTGGAGTTGAACGCCGCCGACCGGCAACGCATCGCCGACTTCGAACGCGGCGCGCGTGCCGCGATGCCGGAAGCGCAGGCGATCGGGCGCGACGCCGCCGACATCGCCTTCACCGTGCTGGGCGAGGTGGCCGCCGGGTTTGCGAGCGACCCCAAGTTGGTGAAGCAGAAGCTCGATCGCGCGCGCTCGCAGATCGACGCGCGGCTGGCGCGGTCGGTCACCCCCACCCGGTTCAATGGCCGCGAGCTCGGCGACGGCATTGGCGAAGCGGTCGCCGAGGTGATCCCGAGCATGATCGGCGACATCGTGTCCGGGGCGATCGGCGCCGCCTTCAGTGGCGACGCGTCGCGGCTCAAGCGGCTGGAGGATCTCGACGCGCAGATCGATGCCCGCGTTGAACCCCGTGCCCGGGCGCTGGAAGCACGCGCCGACGGTCTGTGCCGGCGCCTGGTCGAACTGGACCGCATCGACGATGCGCTCGAGTTCCGCCTTGCCGACGGGCAACCGCTGTCCATGCTCCGGGCCCACCGGTCCGGCGATCCCACGCCCGCCGCCGACGCCGCCGAAGAGGCCGCCCGGGCGGGCGAGCAGGGCGAGACGACACGCTGA
- a CDS encoding OmpW/AlkL family protein: MKHFRQLTLAVVATLAIAPAFAQEITGPDTSGKRFAVVGGYTLAEPTKNPLIAGERTTVDGDGAATLSANYYVTDNIAIEAWGAADKFGNRVRTPNGKIASVDTQPYALSGQYHFGNTQSIVRPFVGLGYFEANTDGEKAEPTGALAGQRIGVETAKGAMATAGVDVNITPTWFARADVRYMHDTTGQPNVTVDGANVGKAELNPVTVGVGVGARF; the protein is encoded by the coding sequence ATGAAGCACTTTCGTCAGTTGACCCTGGCCGTCGTGGCCACCCTCGCCATCGCCCCTGCCTTTGCGCAGGAGATCACCGGCCCCGATACCAGCGGCAAGCGCTTCGCCGTCGTGGGCGGCTACACGCTGGCCGAACCGACCAAGAATCCGCTGATCGCCGGCGAGCGCACCACCGTGGACGGCGACGGCGCCGCCACCCTGAGCGCGAACTACTACGTCACCGACAACATCGCCATCGAGGCGTGGGGCGCGGCCGACAAGTTCGGCAACCGCGTGCGCACGCCCAACGGCAAGATCGCCAGCGTCGACACGCAGCCCTACGCGCTGAGCGGCCAGTACCACTTCGGCAACACGCAGAGCATCGTGCGTCCGTTCGTGGGCCTGGGCTATTTCGAAGCCAACACCGACGGCGAGAAGGCCGAGCCGACCGGCGCGCTCGCCGGCCAGCGCATCGGCGTGGAAACCGCCAAGGGCGCGATGGCCACCGCCGGCGTGGACGTCAACATCACCCCGACCTGGTTCGCGCGCGCCGACGTGCGCTACATGCACGACACCACCGGCCAGCCGAACGTCACCGTCGACGGCGCCAACGTCGGCAAGGCCGAGCTGAATCCGGTCACGGTCGGCGTGGGCGTGGGCGCCCGCTTCTAA
- a CDS encoding dihydrolipoyllysine-residue acetyltransferase, which yields MPTGNRCPCSGPTGPAIPRPPPTPPKRPPGRASRARRHAEYRIPVRTEVLVGAWAGKPHNRVFASAGPPTMAELKEARVPDIGNYDGVPVIELLVAVGDTVKLDQGLVTLESDKATMEVPAPFAGVIREIKVKIGDELAEGSVVALIEPTDAAPAAEAPKAEAPKAEAAPAKAAAPARAEPAAPSQQVKASETGTSVEPVVVPQQADRIAQASIDASRPGVDPEAMPPRSPPVTFDSNELMPDKVPYASPSVRLFARELGVDLSQVSGSERGGRISREDVQKFVKSVMEGGAAPSAGAAPIAGGGGLNLLPWPKVDFAKFGEIESKPLSRIQKLSGANLARNWAMIPHVTQHDDADITDLEELRVALNKENEKSGVKLTMLAFLMKASVAAMQKYPTFNASLDGSGENLVLKKYFHIGFAADTPNGLVVPVVRDVDRKGVLQIAQETSELAKKARDGKLGPADMSGGCFSISSLGGIGGTKFTPIVNAPEVAILGVSKSAIRPVWDGKQFAPRLILPLSLSYDHRVIDGAAAARFTAYLAQLLADMRRVLL from the coding sequence TTGCCGACGGGCAACCGCTGTCCATGCTCCGGGCCCACCGGTCCGGCGATCCCACGCCCGCCGCCGACGCCGCCGAAGAGGCCGCCCGGGCGGGCGAGCAGGGCGAGACGACACGCTGAGTACCGGATACCGGTACGTACGGAAGTCTTGGTTGGCGCATGGGCCGGCAAACCGCACAATAGGGTTTTCGCGTCTGCGGGACCCCCCACAATGGCTGAGCTCAAAGAAGCACGCGTTCCCGACATCGGGAACTACGACGGCGTGCCGGTGATCGAACTGCTGGTCGCGGTAGGCGACACGGTGAAGCTGGACCAGGGACTGGTCACGCTCGAATCGGACAAGGCCACGATGGAGGTTCCGGCGCCGTTCGCCGGCGTCATCCGCGAGATCAAGGTCAAGATCGGCGACGAGCTCGCCGAAGGCAGCGTGGTGGCGCTGATCGAGCCGACCGACGCCGCGCCTGCCGCCGAAGCGCCGAAGGCGGAAGCACCGAAGGCCGAAGCCGCGCCGGCGAAGGCCGCCGCCCCGGCCCGTGCCGAACCCGCCGCGCCATCGCAGCAGGTCAAGGCATCCGAGACCGGCACCAGTGTCGAGCCCGTCGTCGTGCCGCAGCAGGCCGACCGCATCGCCCAGGCGTCCATCGACGCCTCGCGTCCGGGCGTGGACCCGGAAGCCATGCCGCCGCGCAGCCCGCCGGTCACTTTCGACTCCAACGAACTGATGCCCGACAAGGTGCCGTACGCCAGCCCGTCGGTGCGCCTGTTCGCGCGCGAGCTTGGCGTCGACCTGTCGCAGGTCTCGGGCAGCGAACGCGGTGGCCGCATCAGCCGCGAGGACGTGCAGAAGTTCGTGAAGTCGGTCATGGAAGGCGGCGCTGCACCGTCGGCCGGCGCCGCGCCGATCGCCGGTGGCGGTGGGCTCAACCTGTTGCCGTGGCCGAAGGTCGACTTCGCCAAGTTCGGCGAAATCGAAAGCAAGCCGCTGTCGCGCATCCAGAAGCTGTCCGGCGCGAACCTCGCGCGCAACTGGGCGATGATCCCGCACGTCACGCAGCACGACGATGCCGACATCACCGACCTGGAAGAGCTGCGCGTCGCGCTCAACAAGGAAAACGAGAAGAGCGGCGTCAAGCTCACCATGCTCGCCTTCCTGATGAAGGCGTCGGTGGCGGCGATGCAGAAGTACCCGACGTTCAACGCCTCGCTCGACGGTTCGGGCGAGAACCTCGTGCTCAAGAAATACTTCCACATCGGCTTCGCCGCCGACACGCCCAACGGCCTGGTCGTGCCGGTGGTGCGCGACGTCGACAGGAAGGGCGTGCTGCAGATCGCGCAGGAAACCTCGGAGCTGGCGAAGAAGGCCCGCGACGGCAAGCTCGGCCCCGCCGACATGAGCGGCGGCTGCTTCTCGATCAGCTCGCTGGGCGGCATCGGCGGCACCAAGTTCACGCCGATCGTCAACGCACCGGAAGTCGCGATCCTCGGCGTGTCCAAGTCGGCGATCCGCCCGGTGTGGGACGGCAAGCAGTTCGCGCCGCGCCTGATCCTGCCGCTGTCGCTGAGCTACGACCACCGCGTCATCGACGGCGCCGCGGCCGCACGTTTCACCGCATACCTGGCGCAGCTGCTGGCCGACATGCGGCGCGTGCTGCTGTGA